The sequence below is a genomic window from Acidobacteriota bacterium.
CCCCGTTCAGGTCAGCTCCACCAGTGCGGGATTCAGCGTGTAGACCAGGTTTTTGAGGTAAACGCGGTGAATGTTGCGGTCGGCGCTGCGGATGCCGTCATCCTCGAAGGAAAGCTTGGCGCCGCAGTTCTCCACGTATTGAAACCAGGCTTTGATGTCGGGACTCTGCCAGGCCTCCGAGAAGGGCAGGCCCGTCAGGTACTGGAAGCGCTTGAAGTTGATCCCGTCCTCGGTCATCAGAGCGGCGCCGAATAGGGGGAAAAACATCTCGGGCCTCTCCAGGCTGAAAGGCTTGACGGTGTCGAATCCCAAGGGGTCTTCGACATACTCGTCGAGTTCGGTGTCCTCGTTGAGAAGGGAGAAAGTGCCCAGGGTCGACTCGGCGCCGGCGCCGAAGCCCACGATGTCTCCTTGCAGCTTATACCCGTACATCCCCGCCTCGAACTCATACTTCTTTTCTTTGGCGAAGTAGTTGAAGCAGTACTCGCGGTAGCCCGCCTGGGTGAGGACGTCCTGGGCCAGCTCATAGGACTCGATCATGGAGTCGAGTTCCAATCCGTGGCGTACCCCGCGGGTGGTCTGGACGGCCATGACCGTACGCGGCGTAGCCCGGTAGGAGTAGACGCTGACGTGGGTGGGTTCAAGTTCGACGGCGATTTCCAGAGTCCTCTTGAAGTCGGCCAACGTCTCCTCGGGGAAGCCTGAAATCAGGTCGATGTTGACGTCCTCGATGCTTGACCGCTTGGCCAGCCGGATGGCCTCGACGGCCTGTTCGGCCGAATGGGCGCGGCCGGCCCGGCGCAGTTGATCGGGATCGAACGACTGCACCCCGATGCTCAAGCGGTCGACGCCGATCTCTTCCAGCTTCTCCAGCTTTTCAGGGGTCAGGTCGCTGGGCGTGGTCTCCAGGGTGTGCTGGGACAAGGAACTCAGGTCGAAAGCCGATTCCAGCGATTGCTGGATGAGGGGAAAGGACTCGGCTTCCAGGCGCGTGGGCGTCCCCCCTCCCCAGTAGATGCAGGTGGTCTTGTAGCCGACCTCGCCCAGGTAGGGACCCCAGTGCTCGATCTGACGGCGCAGAGAGTCGACGTACTGGCGCCGTTTGCTGACGCCGCTGCGCAACTGGGTGACGGGAATGTCGTCGACCCAGTCACAGAAATGGCACTTGGAGGTGCAGAAAGGGATATGCAGGTAGATCTGCAGACTCTTCTCCGGCACGTTTTTTCGACGGGCCGAGATCTCGCTTAGCAAAGCTTCGGAATTCATGTGATTAACCTCTATGGGGAACGTCCCGCCCGGGGCTGGGGACGGGGCAAGACTTAACGGGGCCTCTTGGCCCACTCGCCGGGCGAAGGCACGGACTGGCCGATATTGGCCTCGCGTAGAAGGCTTTTGGACTTTTCGGGCAGAGCTTGATAGACCTCTTCGGGGATCTCGGGCATTTTCCACTTGGGCACCCAGGAACGCAGGTAAACCAGACTGAGAAAGGGGCGCGGGGAGTCGCCGCGGTGAGGCGTCCCCCGGTGCATGTTGCGGATGTCGCGCACGATCAGCGATCCGGCCGGCATGAGAATGGTTTCGTGAGGGCGCTTCTTGAGGGAAAATCGGTTGGTGGCCGGCTCGATTTCAAATGGAGCGTTCTTTTCATGACTGTCGACCAGGGGCACGCTGACCTGGATTCCGTAAATGTATCCCAGGCTGCCCAGCAACTTGTTGGCGAATGACAACGGCCCGTTGAGCCAGGTCATCTTGGTGAGGAACATGAGGTCAAAATGCCACTGCATGAAATCGCAGCCTGGCAGCGCCGTTTCAGAACCGAAGTAGCCGCACAAGCACTTCTTGCCCAACACGCGATCGGTAATGGCCATGACGTGGGGGTTCTCGAGGAACTGCGGGTGGTAAAGAGGCTCCTTGAAGGGGAGGTGCATGAGCAGCCGCTTGAGATCGGGCTTTTCGGCCTGGAAGGGGCCGAAATACTCCTCCCACACCTGATACATTCGTCCTACCAGTTCGGGATCAAGGGCCCGCTCGAAAACGATGTACCCCTTTTTCTTGAACTCCCGGTAGGCGCCGGCCCGATCCAAGACCTGGCTGCGTCCTTCTACGATGACCTTAACGGGTACGCTGCCGTTTCCAGCCGCTCCTCTACTGCTTTCCATACGCTCTGAAATGAAATTCTCTCCATGCATTTGGGATACTCCTGCTTGCTGCGGTCATAAGCTACGGGACACCCCAGGTCGCAGGTATTGGAACCGTTGAGGTATCTCGAACAGTTGCGCCAACCTGAAAACACCACGTGTTGACGGTCGACGAGATCGGGTCTGAAGTTTTCGGCGTCTGCGCCCCGCAGGGCCACGATGGGCGTGCCCACCGCCACCGCCATGTTCATGGGTCCGGAATCGTTGCCGACGAAGAGATCGGCCCGGGCGATGCAGTCGGCGGTGGCGTCGACCGGACAGCCCGAGAGGTCGCGAATGGCGGCCGAGGGACGCTGGTCCCTGACCTGGCTGATAATCGACTGGTTTTCGAAGGCCTCGCCTTTGCCTCCCAGCAGCACGATCGAGGCTTGCCAGTGAAGAGCCAGTCTGAGGCACAGCCGGGCGAACTTCTCCAATGGCCAGCGCCGGTTCCACTCCGCGTTTCCTCCCACGTGGACGGCCACGCGGGGGCCGGG
It includes:
- a CDS encoding glycosyltransferase family 9 protein, with product MTGNLCIFSSSDDLGVMVVRNLLIKLLRHRYPRTRLILAAEAAVMERVADFHRRLSWIDDFAQLDTERPQTAQQEASLKRQLAAWDFEMIVFGPECKFPYRIAQDCGIPRRVGFSADARQRGFLTHLAPLRDAQDRDLHWSAVIAAYAEALGMRDFESVAGQIPFLRLPQGGGDPFAQAPGPRVAVHVGGNAEWNRRWPLEKFARLCLRLALHWQASIVLLGGKGEAFENQSIISQVRDQRPSAAIRDLSGCPVDATADCIARADLFVGNDSGPMNMAVAVGTPIVALRGADAENFRPDLVDRQHVVFSGWRNCSRYLNGSNTCDLGCPVAYDRSKQEYPKCMERISFQSVWKAVEERLETAAYPLRSS
- a CDS encoding coproporphyrinogen-III oxidase family protein; this encodes MNSEALLSEISARRKNVPEKSLQIYLHIPFCTSKCHFCDWVDDIPVTQLRSGVSKRRQYVDSLRRQIEHWGPYLGEVGYKTTCIYWGGGTPTRLEAESFPLIQQSLESAFDLSSLSQHTLETTPSDLTPEKLEKLEEIGVDRLSIGVQSFDPDQLRRAGRAHSAEQAVEAIRLAKRSSIEDVNIDLISGFPEETLADFKRTLEIAVELEPTHVSVYSYRATPRTVMAVQTTRGVRHGLELDSMIESYELAQDVLTQAGYREYCFNYFAKEKKYEFEAGMYGYKLQGDIVGFGAGAESTLGTFSLLNEDTELDEYVEDPLGFDTVKPFSLERPEMFFPLFGAALMTEDGINFKRFQYLTGLPFSEAWQSPDIKAWFQYVENCGAKLSFEDDGIRSADRNIHRVYLKNLVYTLNPALVELT